The sequence below is a genomic window from Archangium lipolyticum.
CTACGACATCCGCGAGTTCCAGGGCGTGAAGGTCGCCTTCATCGGCATGACGCTGGAGGGGACTCCGCTCATCGTCAGCCCGTCCGGTGTGACGGGGCTCACCTTCCAGGACGAGGCGGACACGGTCAATGCGCTCGTCCCGGAGCTGAAGCAGCAGGGCGTGGAGGCCATCGTGGTGGTCATCCACGAGGGAGGCGCGCAGCCAGGGCGTTATGACGAATGCAACGGCATCTCCGGGCCCATCAAGGACATCGTCGAGCGGCTCGATGACGAGGTGGACGTGGTCGCCTCCGGTCACACGCATCAGGCGTACAACTGCGTCATCGACGGCAAGCGCGTCACCAGCGCGTACAGCCATGGGCGCCTCATCACCGACATCGACCTGGTGCTGGATCCCGTCTCGAAAGACGTGGTGGAGACGACCGCGCGCAACGTCATCGTCACGCGTGACACCGCGGAGCCCTCCGTGGACACGTACGTGAAGGACATCGTCAGCAAGGCCGCGCCCCAGCGGGACAGGATCATCGGCAACACCACGGGTGAGCTGAAGGCCCCCGTGCGGCCCATCCCGAAGGGAGCTTCGGGCGAGTCCACGCTCGGCAACCTCGTCGCGGACGCGATGCTCGCGGCCTCGAGCTCCGCGGAGATGGGTGGGGCCGTCATCGCCTTCCAGAACCCGGGCGGCGTCCGCGCGGACATCAACGCCGGGGATATCACCTTCGGTGAGGTCTTCTCGGTCCAGCCCTTCGCCAACAACCTGGTGACGCTGACGATCACCGGCGCGCAGATCGACACGCTGCTGGAGCAGCAGTTCCAGCCGTCCGGCACCTCCATCCTTCAGGTGTCGAGGGGCTTCTCCTTCACCTGGAGCGCTTCGGCGCCGCGGGGGAGCAAGGTGAACCCGGAGTCCATCATCTTCAATGGCGTGACCATCGATCCGGCGGCGAGCTACCGCGTCACGGTGAACAACTTCATGGCCTCTGGCGGTGACGGCTACACGGTGCTGACCGAGGGGAAGGATCCCCTCACGGGCGCGATCGACGTCGACGCGCTCGATGCCTACCTGCGCGCCAACATCCCGGTGACTCCGCCGGCGCTGGGCCGCATCACGATGATTCCGTGAGGTGGATTCCGCTCGGGACCACGCCCTGGCGCCTCGCCGGACTCAGCCCTGGCTCCCTTGCGTACACGTGAGGGCGGGCGCACGCCGCCTCGCTGGGGCAGCAGCCAGAGAGGGCTGCCCCAGGTATGCAAGCACCCGTAGATGGGGCTGGAAACCGTGTCTTCCACCCCTTGGCGAACCCGGGTAGGATTGTCGGGGGGGACAACCG
It includes:
- a CDS encoding bifunctional metallophosphatase/5'-nucleotidase, whose translation is MTHSHPASSNARRSSRAVKLLGAFAFGSLLIAYPGCDPKPTPEPQPIRVQVLAFNDFHGNLEAPTGSNGRVPTPASDGGTVDVNAGGAAFLAHHLQKLREENPENTVVVSAGDLIGASPLVSGIFHDEPTIEVMNMMGLNINSVGNHEFDEGATELLRMQNGGCHTVDGCVASTSFAGAKFKFLSANVFTDVAARKTLLPAYDIREFQGVKVAFIGMTLEGTPLIVSPSGVTGLTFQDEADTVNALVPELKQQGVEAIVVVIHEGGAQPGRYDECNGISGPIKDIVERLDDEVDVVASGHTHQAYNCVIDGKRVTSAYSHGRLITDIDLVLDPVSKDVVETTARNVIVTRDTAEPSVDTYVKDIVSKAAPQRDRIIGNTTGELKAPVRPIPKGASGESTLGNLVADAMLAASSSAEMGGAVIAFQNPGGVRADINAGDITFGEVFSVQPFANNLVTLTITGAQIDTLLEQQFQPSGTSILQVSRGFSFTWSASAPRGSKVNPESIIFNGVTIDPAASYRVTVNNFMASGGDGYTVLTEGKDPLTGAIDVDALDAYLRANIPVTPPALGRITMIP